Proteins found in one Zea mays cultivar B73 chromosome 1, Zm-B73-REFERENCE-NAM-5.0, whole genome shotgun sequence genomic segment:
- the LOC103631976 gene encoding uncharacterized protein — MAPPSPSPQPVHARAASLAPHLNLLRMSPHLAAAVPMRHRPSPSCPPYPHARNCQHMATSMAAAFTRYLSSPFPVPHPPDLGARRRVEARAIPAGPPPTSPGVQQLSRSPCPRHARTGSAKHPPLAHSSGAAAALHSRFVTKLLNDLFGVQSRGDCACAVRPALLGVGEDLALRIRDAIVKGYHGMKPGWTRFRLDFRPKC, encoded by the exons ATGGCTCCGCCCTCACCCTCCCCCCAACCTGTCCACGCCCGCGCGGCCTCCCTCGCACCCCACCTCAATCTCCTACGGATGTCCCCGCATCTCGCGGCCGCCGTGCCCATGCGCCATCGCCCTTCCCCGTCGTGCCCCCCGTACCCCCATGCTCGCAACTGCCAACACATGGCTACCTCCATGGCCGCCGCCTTCACTCGCTATCTCTCCTCACCCTTCCCTGTACCGCATCCACCGGATCTAGGAGCACGGCGTCGCGTGGAAGCCCGTGCCATACCCGCAGGCCCGCCACCCACCTCCCCTGGCGTGCAACAGCTTTCGCGCTCCCCCTGCCCCCGCCATGCCCGCACTGGATCTGCAAAACATCCGCCGCTGGCACACTCCTCAGGTGCGGCGGCTGCACTGCACAGCCGGTTCGTCACCAAGCTCCTCAATGACCTTTTCGGAGTCCAGTCCAGGGGTGACTGCGCGTGCGCGGTACGGCCCGCGCTCCTCGGCGTCGGCGAGGACCTCGCGCTACGCATCCGTGACGCCATCGTTAAGGGCTACCACGGCATGAAGCCTGGGTGGACGCGGTTCAG ACTGGATTTCAGGCCGAAGTGTTAG